A window of Metopolophium dirhodum isolate CAU chromosome 6, ASM1992520v1, whole genome shotgun sequence genomic DNA:
taattaagtaacAGAATGTTAAAgttccaaaataaaatttaagaaaataaataagataataaattcCTGAACATTGTCAAAATATGACATTGGCCCTTCTTGCATCAagccacataatataatataatcaaatatataacaatatgataaaaaacTTAAAGGTATTGGTGAATGTATACAACTGCCCTAAAAAGTagtaaataattcatacacacTGAACCCACTAAATAAACGTATACAACAATCCcccattataatcattataccatacacatgtatacattatattacctatattatatttgcacgtttaaatttagaaattaaataattataatcatgttTATATCGCTAAGTATAGTGTAAGGTTAAGACTCACTTGGCAATTTTATCTTCTTCCTGAACCTCCAATGTCACACGGTCGTGTCCCTTGTATATATACTTGTAGATATACATGACACTCTTTATGGACGTGCATATCTCGACGTTGATGTGCGCGTCGTACTTGGCCAGAAGGTAAGGGTTGTATGGCACTACACACTCGTTACTGACCTCATGACCTCTCACAAGTACCACCCGGCCGTCGTCCGGTCACAGTCTTCTTTGCGTACGCTTTCGGGAAATCTTTTGAACAACTGTTTTTCACCATGCACGGACACTGCGGGTTGACTGTTCCACATGGTCCGTGTATCATGTGGGACTTCACACAGTCGTGTAAGCGGCTGTCGGTTGCCGGGTCCGGTAAGAAGGCGCAAACCACGTCGTTGACGTCCGCCGCCGTGCGGAACCTACAATCCTCGGCCAGGATTATGAGTATGTGCACATGGCGCAGACCGCGTTTCTGAAACTCGATGGTGTATACGTAAGCGGCGACATTACCAAACACACAATTAACAGTTAGGTCACCTAGTAACTCCTGCAGTTTCCTGTTGAACAGGGCTGGCCACCAGGTCGGGCCTGTCATTTGCAATGCTGTGAACCGCCAGGTTTCTGTAATCTCTGGCCACCTGGGATTGCACGTAAATTTTATGAACAGGTCGGGTTTTCCTTTGCTACGGACCATGGTGATAGCGTCCTGATAACACATCTTGTTGTATCTTTCGCTGCCCACGAACGTCGACGGCAAAATGATCCTACGGCTGACCGTCATAGGATCGATGTTGAGGTTTCGGTTTATATGGTCCACGAGCCCTTGATACGCTTCGGTTAGGAGATCCCTCTGATTCTGACGTATGTAATTCAGATTGTTAGATTTCATTTTAACGTATTGGTCGCACACATACATGTGCAACAAGGACCGGCCTTGATGTATTAAACTGAACAGTTGGTGCCTCGTGTCGTTATTTTCCTCATATCGAATGGCCAAACGGTAGCACGCAAATTCTCTTAAAGTGTTTCGACTGCGGACATTATTTCGTCGAGGGCCTTCTTGCAACATCCCGTTATGCCAACCGGCCTCGCCGTACGAGAAAAACAGCGGATTCAACATGGGATCCGAGTGACACGACCCTTG
This region includes:
- the LOC132946723 gene encoding uncharacterized protein LOC132946723 gives rise to the protein MGLLDGFLRGINPYAMAFMNMRQVWLAERALADPAAVPPRPVTMHFVENVARDRGRNNLPTANEVAAVFVGEGGLPPININLVIYDTNPIDQQWRTQFIPAGSCHSDPMLNPLFFSYGEAGWHNGMLQEGPRRNNVRSRNTLREFACYRLAIRYEENNDTRHQLFSLIHQGRSLLHMYVCDQYVKMKSNNLNYIRQNQRDLLTEAYQGLVDHINRNLNIDPMTVSRRIILPSTFVGSERYNKMCYQDAITMVRSKGKPDLFIKFTCNPRWPEITETWRFTALQMTGPTWWPALFNRKLQELLGDLTVNCVFGNVAAYVYTIEFQKRGLRHVHILIILAEDCRFRTAADVNDVVCAFLPDPATDSRLHDCVKSHMIHGPCGTVNPQCPCMVKNSCSKDFPKAYAKKTVTGRRPGGTCERS